Below is a genomic region from Pseudomonas frederiksbergensis.
CGTGATCGAACCGTTGCTGGCCGAGTATCAGGCTGACCAACTGGCGGCGATAGGTGAATAAATGACCATCATTGCCAGTTTGTTACGTGCAGCCGACCTGCCTGACTCGCCGACTGCGCGTCTGGATGCCGAGTTGCTGCTGGCCGCAGCCCTGGGCAAGTCCCGTAGTTTTCTGCACACCTGGCCGGAGCGCATCGTTCCCAGCGAAGCTGCGTTGACTTTTGCCGAGTACCTGCAACGTCGCCGGTCCGGTGAGCCGGTGGCGTACATTCTCGGTCAGCAGGGTTTCTGGAAGCTTGATCTGGAAGTGGCGCCGCATACGCTGATCCCGCGCCCGGACACCGAATTGCTGGTCGAAGCTGCGCTGGAACTGTTGCCTGCAACACTCGCCAGGGTTCTCGATCTGGGCACCGGCAGCGGCGCGATTGCCCTGGCCCTGGCCAGCGAGCGTCCAGCCTGGCAAGTCACGGCAGTGGACCGGATCCTCGAAGCCGTGGCCCTGGCCGAGCGCAATCGCCAGCGTCTGCACCTGAACAACGTCACGGTGCTCAGCAGTCACTGGTTCAGTGCGCTGAAAGAGCGTCGCTACACACTGATCATCAGCAACCCGCCTTATATTGCCTCCGCCGACCCGCATCTGGTGGCCGGTGACGTGCGATTCGAGCCGGCCAGTGCGCTGGTCGCCGGCAGCGACGGGCTCGATGACTTGCGTTTGATCATCGCCCAAGCGCCGCAGCACCTGGAAACGGGCGGCTGGTTGATGCTTGAACACGGTTACGATCAGGCCGATGCCGTGCGCAATTTGCTGCTGACCCAAGGTTTTGAAGAGGTTCATAGTCGCAAGGACCTTGGTGGCCACGAACGTATCAGTCTGGGGCGTCTACCGTGCTGAATGATCAGGAACTGTTGCGTTATAGCCGGCAGATTCTGTTGCAACATGTCGACATCGACGGCCAGTTGCGACTCAAGCAAAGTCGCGTCTTGATCGTCGGCCTCGGCGGGCTCGGTGCGCCGGTCGCGCTGTACCTGGCGGCGGCTGGCGTTGGTGAGTTGCATCTGGCGGATTTCGACACGGTCGACCTGACCAACCTGCAACGGCAGATCATTCACGACACCGACAGCGTCGGGCTGAGCAAGGTCGACTCGGCGATCCGTCGTCTGACGGCCATCAACCCCGAGATTCAACTGATCGCTCACCGTACCGCGCTGGACGACGACTCGTTGGCGGCTGCGGTGTCGGCGGTCGACGTGGTGCTCGACTGCTCCGACAATTTTTCCACCCGCGAAGCGGTGAACGCAGCCTGTGTGGCGGCACGAAAACCTTTGGTCAGTGGTGCGGCGATTCGTCTGGAAGGACAGTTGTCGGTGTTTGATCCACGTCGCGCCGAGAGCCCGTGCTACCACTGTTTGTACGGGCATGGCAGCGAAGCCGAACTGACCTGTAGCGAGGCCGGCGTGCTCGGCCCGCTGGTGGGTCTGGTCGGTAGCCTGCAAGCCCTTGAGGCGCTGAAACTGTTGGTCGGGTTCGGTGAGCCGTTGGTGGGCCGGTTATTGTTGATTGATGCCTTGGGGTCGCGATTCCGTGAGTTGCGGGTCAAGCGTGATCCGGGCTGTAGCGTTTGCGGGGGCCGGCATGCGTGAGGCGCCCATCGGCGTGTTCGATTCTGGCGTCGGCGGGTTGTCGGTGCTGGCTGAGATCCAGCAGTTGTTGCCCAATGAATCGCTGTTGTATGTCGGCGATTGCGGGAACATCCCCTATGGCGAGAAATCCCCCGAGTTCATTCGTCAGCGCTGCAGCGTAGTCGCGGAGTTTTTTGCCCGGCAAGGCGCCAAAGCCTTGGTCGTGGCCTGCAACACGGCAACCGTGGCCGGTGTCGCGGACTTGCGTCGCGACTACCCGGACTGGCCCATCATCGGCATGGAGCCTGCGGTCAAGCCGGCAGCAGCGGCCACTCGCAGTGGTGTGGTCGGGGTTCTCGCCACCACCGGTACCTTGCAGAGTGCCAAGTTCGCAGCCTTGCTCGACCGTTTTGCCACCGATGTCCGTGTCATCACCCAGCCGTGCCCAGGATTGGTGGAGCTGATCGAAGCCGGTGATCTGCACAGCCAGGCACTGTGCCAGTTACTGGCCGGTTATCTTGAACCCTTGCTGGCGGCCGGGTGTGACACGATTATTCTCGGTTGCACCCACTATCCTTTCCTCAAGCCATTGCTCAAGCAAATGCTCCCTGCCGACATCAGCCTGATTGACACTGGCGCGGCTGTTGCCCGGCAAACCCAGCGCCTGCTCGCCGAGCGTGAATTGCTCGCTGACGGGCCGCCTCGCGACGCGCAGTTCTGGACCAGTGCCAGCCCCGAGCACCTGAGAAATATCCTGCCGCTGCTCTGGCATAACGCTGGGGTTGTGCGAAGCTTCAGTCTGTAGGAAGTCTTGGAGGGGACGCTTCGATGGGGTGAACTTCTGTCGACGCGTGGATTTCCACTGCACGTCTGTTGAGTCATAAAAACCAAACAAAATCGTTCGGAAAAGGATGTTTCTAATGAAGCGACTGTTCTGTTTGGCTGCGATTGCGGCCGCGTTGTTGGGGCACAGTTTTACTGCTCAGGCGGCTGGCGTTGAGTTCGCGGTGGGCCAGACCACCGATTCGACCCAGACTTATCGCCTGGGCCTGCAATGGAATTGGGATAATAGCTGGTTGCAGAGTGATGTCGGGCGCCTGACGGGCTACTGGAGCGGCGCTTACACCTATTGGGACGGTGACAAAACGGCGAGCAATCACAGTCTGTCGTTCTCTCCGGTGTTCGTTTACGAGTTTGCCGGGCAAACCGTCAAACCATATCTGGAGGCCGGCATCGGCGTTGCGCTGTTCGCTCATACCGAAGTGGAAGACAACCGATTGGGTTCGGCTTTCCAATTCGAAGACCGCCTGGGCTTCGGCCTGCGATTTGCCGGGGGACATGAAGTCGGGGTTCGCGCGACACATTACTCCAACGCCGGTCTCAGCCGTTTCAACGACGGTATAGAAAGCTACGCGTTGCATTACACGATGCCGCTGTAAGGTTCAAAAGCATCGCTGGCAAGAGCTGGGCGGTCCCCCCCCGCTCAGGCTTTCGGTGATCTTGTAGCGCTGGCTTGTCACTCAGCGATACGCTGTCGCAATCCCCTGACGCTCTTCGATGCACTCCGGTGCACCCATCTCGAACTCCCGGCAGATCAGTGGGCGTTTTTCGTAAATGGTGCACATCATGCTGTCGCGATCCAGGGCGGCGCACCAGCCATCATCCAGACGCAGCATGACTTCCCCGCCCCAATCGTCGGTGTCGATAAAACGTTCGGGCACGCCGGTGTCGGTGATCAGCATGACTTCGAGCTGGCAACAGCAGGCTGCGCAGGTCGAGCAGGTGACCGCCGGTTCGGCAATGGTCTTGAGGGGGATCGTGTTCATAGGCGCGCAGTGTAAGGCAGTGCGCCGATGCTGTGTGAAAGGCCTGACGGACGCTTAACCAGATGAGGCTGCCGACTCGATATCCAGACGCGAAGGCAAATGTTTGAACGCTGCCAGTGCGCGTTCGCGTGACTGACCCAGATCAACGATTGGCAGCGGATAGTCGGCCACGCCAAACAGTCCACCCATGGCTGCCGGGTTGTGGATAGTTTTTGTGTTCAGCCCCGCCAGCTCCGGCAGCCAGTGCTTGATGAACAGACCTTCTGCGTCGAATTTTTCCGATTGGCTCAGCGGGTTGAAAATCCGGAACCAGGGCGCCGAATCGGTGCCGGTGGAAGCGCTCCACTGCCAGCCGCCGTTGTTCGCGGCCAGATCGCCATCGATCAAATGGCGCATGAAAAAGCGCTCACCTTCGCGCCAGTCGATCAGCAGATTTTTTGTCAGGAACATCGCCACCAGCATCCGCAGACGGTTGTGCATCCAGCCGGTTTCCAGCAGTTGGCGCATGGCGGCGTCGATGATCGGCAATCCGGTACGCGCCTCTTTCCAGGCCGCCAGCTCATCCGGCGCGTCGCGCCAGGCCAGGGCTTCGGTTTCCGGGCGAAAGGCGCGGTGTCGGCAGACGCGTGGATAGCCCACCAGAATGTGTTTGTAAAACTCGCGCCAGAGCAATTCGTTGATCCAGGTGATGACGCCGACGCTGCCGCTTTCGAACTCGCCTTGATTGGTTTGCACGGCGGCGTGCAAACACTGGCGTGGCGAAATCACTCCGGCCGCCAGGTACGCGGACAACTGGCTGGTACCGGGTTTTGCCGGGAAGTCGCGTTGGTCTTTGTAATAGTCGATCTGCCCTTGGGCGAAGTGTTCCAGACGCCGACGCGCTTCGCTTTCACCGGCTGGCCAGAGTGCACGCAGCTGTTCGTGCGGAGTCTCGAAACCCTCGACCTGCGATGGGACCGGGTCACTGCTGATGGCGGTTGGCGCCTGAATCCTGGGTGCGGCAATCAAGCGGGGTAATGCACCCTGCAGACGGGCGTAGCAGACTTTGCGGAACTGGCTGAAGACCTGAAAGTACGTACCGGTTTTGGTCAGAACGCTGCCGGGCTTGAACAGCAATTGATCGAGATAGCGATAAAATCCAATGCCTGCAGCGTCGAGCGTTTTGGTAACGGCCGCATCACGGCGACTTTCGTTCACGCCGTATTCCTCGTTGACGTGAACCGCCTCGACGTTCAGCTCTGTGCATAACTGGCCAAGTACCCGCGGCGCATCATCCCAGCGTGTGGCAGTACGGATCAACAAGGGAATGTTCAGCTCGCCGAGGACGTGGCTCAACTCGCGCAGGTTACGCAGCCAGAAATCCACTTTGCACGGAGCATCATCATGGGCGTGCCATTGCTGCGGGCTCAACAAATACACCGCTACGCACGGGCCACGAGCTGCAGCGGCCGAGAGGGCGGTGTTGTCATGCAGGCGCAAGTCGCTGCGCAGCCAGATCAATTGCATGCTGGTTTCCGTATAAGCATTTAAATGAGCCCGCGTTGAACCAGTGCCTGAGTGGCCGACAATGGATCTTCGGCCAGAGACAAATCGGCTATTTCAGAGGTTTTGGCGGACAACTCGGCGTAGTGGATGCACACCGCGGGGCCGGCCATGAGTTTTGGGCAACTGACGTTGTTCAGAAGTTTCGACAACTGTTTGAGATTGATCGTTTTACTGGAATACAGCAGCACACCACGCGCTTGCAGATGCTCGACCGCCAGAGCCAATTCGCCGGCTGGCAACGGCCAGTCGAACACTTCCACGGGGCAATCAGCGCTGCTGATCAGCCAGGCGGTGAGCCACAGGTGCGGCTCCAGGGGCAGGTCGGAGTGATTGATCAGCAGCAACGGCGCGCCGCGCAACTGACGGTTGTTATGGTAGACCCTTGCACCGAACTTGCTGCGCAACCAGGAATAAAAGAACGCCCGCTCCATCTGCGCGCCGAACTGCCCTTGCCAGCGTTGCTCGAGTTCCGCCAGCAGCGGCATCAGCAGTTGCTCGCACAAGGTGCGTGGGGGATACAGCGACATGGACTGATTGAGCGTGTCATCGAGCTGGCGCTCGGCCAGTTGACTGATCGCCTGTATCAGCTTCAGACGCAGCACATGCCAGTCATTTTCGACGGGTTCGCTCAACGCTAGTGGCGTGTCCAGCAGTTGTTTGACCTGGCTGACGGCGACGCCGCGATTGAGCCAGGTGAGGATGTGATGGATTCGTTGCACATGCTCGGCCGAGAACAGCCGGTGTCCCTTGGGCGTACGCTGCGGCACGATCAGCCCGTAACGGCGTTCCCAGGCGCGCAGGGTGACGGCGTTGACGCCGGTGATTCGGGCGACTTCGCGGATCGGCAGCCAACCGTCCTCCAGGGCCTGTTGATAGTCGGCGCCGGCATCTTCGTCATGGGTGTGAGTGTCAGGTTTGGTTTTCATTTAAATCGTGTTTCGCAGGCTGAGATTTTCCGGGTGCGGTTGCAGGTACACCTGCCGTGTAACGTACGGATCGGGATGATGGCGCAGGTGATGCTTGAGCAAGGTCAGCGGCACCACCAAGGGCACGATGCCGTGGCGGTACTGACCGATGACGTGCTGCACTTCCTGTTTGTCTTCGGCGCTGATGGCTTGTTTGAGGTAGCCGCTGAGGTGTTGCAGCACATTGGTATGGGTGCGGCGGGTGGCGCATTTTTTCAGCGCCGTCATCAGCTCGCTGAAATAGCGCGGGCCGAGTTCATCGGGATCGGTCTGGCCCATGTCGCCCAATAGCTTGCCCAATGCTTTGTATTGCAACGGGTTGTGCGCCATCAACAGGTATTTGTAGCGCGCGTGAAAGTCGGTCAGGCCACGGCGGCTCAAGCCGTTTTGCAGGAGTTCCTGCCAGGCGGCGTAGGCAAATACCCGGGTCAGGAAATTCTCGCGCAGAACGGGATCGTTCAGCCGACCGTCTTCTTCCACCGGCAGGTCCGGGTGTCGGGCGCAAAACGCTTGAGCGTAGATACCGCGTGCACCACCGTCCTGCGGGCTACCGTTGGCGTGGTAAACCTTGACCCGCTCCAGGCCACAGGACGGTGATTTCTGCATGAAGATATAGCCGCAAATGTCGCCCAGCTCGCCGGCCATGTGCTGACCGTAGTTCGCAAGCAGTTGGGTGACATCGCGTTCGCGGTGAATAGTGCCAACGGCCTGGGGCTGCTGCGGATCGCCGACCAGTCGAATCGGCTCGCGGGGAATTCCCAGGCCGATGGCGACTTCCGGGCACACCGGGACACATTCGACATAATCCGCGAGGGTTTGACTGCACAGCCGCGACGCTTTGTGTCCGCCGTTATAACGCACCTCGGCACCCATCAGGCAGGCGCTGACAGCGATTTTTGGTTTGCTCGCAGAGTGGCTGGGCATTGGCGCACCTCGGATCTATACCTGTACAGGCTGTTCGCGCTGTACAACACGTATTGATCATAGGTCCAAAGGTGTACAAGTCAAATTGTTTGTATAATTTTTTGCTGGCGTCAGCAGCTTGTGCGGACAGATACGCTTCACTGCAGGTGTTCGTGCAGACGGCGAGCCGCTTCCTGACCGCTCATCCAGGCCCCTTCGACACGCCCTGACAGGCACCAGTCGCCACACACGTACAAGCCCAGGTCGGCATCGGCCAATACGCCCCATTCATGGCTGCTGGACGGGCGCGCGTAGAGCCAGCGATGGGCAAGGCTGAAGATCGGCGGGGGCATGGAGTCATGCAGCAGCTCGGCGAAGGCACCGTGCAGTTGCTCGATCACGGCCTCTTTAGGCAGGTCGATATGTTGTCGGCTCCAGTGGCTATTGGCGTGCAATACCCAAGTGTCGAGGGTGTTGTCGCGGCCCGGCTTGCTACGGTTACGCGCCAGCCAGTCGAGCGGGCTGTCCTGTACGAAGCAGCCTTCCATCGGCGTATCCAGCGGTGTGTCGAAGGCCAGCGCAATGGCCCAGGTCGGGTCCATTTTTACCCCGGCGGCGACCCCGGCGAGTTTCGGCGCGGCGGCCAGCAGGGCAGTGGCTTGCGGCGCAGGCGTAGCGATGACGACATGGCTGAAGGGACCGTGGGTGAAGCCTTCGGCATCCTGCAAATGCCAATGTTCTTCGCCACGATAGACCTCGGTAATCCGGCAAGCGAAATGCGCTTCCGTATCGCCGATCAGCGCGCGGGTGATGGCACTCATGCGTGGGGTGCCGACCCAGCGGGTCTGCTCATCCGGCGACGGGCTGAGCTGGCCGCCCTGATAGTGGTAGAGCAGCGGTGTCCATTCGGCGACCCAGCCATTGGCTTGCCAGCGCTGGACTTCGATGACGAAACGGCGATCACGGGCGGTGAAATATTGTGCGCCCATGTCCAGTGCGCCGGCGTCGCTGCGTTTGCTCGACATGCGACCGCCGCTGCCACGGCTTTTATCGAACAATTGAACGACGTACCCGGCCTCTTGCAAGGCTTGGGCTGCCGAGAGTCCGGCGATGCCGGTGCCGATGATTGCGATGGGTACAGTCATAGGGGCCTCGTTTACCTTTCTGTACAGGCTACGCTGCGGGTTAGGCCTATACAATATTGTTTTCTGGTA
It encodes:
- the murI gene encoding glutamate racemase, whose product is MREAPIGVFDSGVGGLSVLAEIQQLLPNESLLYVGDCGNIPYGEKSPEFIRQRCSVVAEFFARQGAKALVVACNTATVAGVADLRRDYPDWPIIGMEPAVKPAAAATRSGVVGVLATTGTLQSAKFAALLDRFATDVRVITQPCPGLVELIEAGDLHSQALCQLLAGYLEPLLAAGCDTIILGCTHYPFLKPLLKQMLPADISLIDTGAAVARQTQRLLAERELLADGPPRDAQFWTSASPEHLRNILPLLWHNAGVVRSFSL
- the prmC gene encoding peptide chain release factor N(5)-glutamine methyltransferase, whose amino-acid sequence is MTIIASLLRAADLPDSPTARLDAELLLAAALGKSRSFLHTWPERIVPSEAALTFAEYLQRRRSGEPVAYILGQQGFWKLDLEVAPHTLIPRPDTELLVEAALELLPATLARVLDLGTGSGAIALALASERPAWQVTAVDRILEAVALAERNRQRLHLNNVTVLSSHWFSALKERRYTLIISNPPYIASADPHLVAGDVRFEPASALVAGSDGLDDLRLIIAQAPQHLETGGWLMLEHGYDQADAVRNLLLTQGFEEVHSRKDLGGHERISLGRLPC
- a CDS encoding NAD(P)/FAD-dependent oxidoreductase is translated as MTVPIAIIGTGIAGLSAAQALQEAGYVVQLFDKSRGSGGRMSSKRSDAGALDMGAQYFTARDRRFVIEVQRWQANGWVAEWTPLLYHYQGGQLSPSPDEQTRWVGTPRMSAITRALIGDTEAHFACRITEVYRGEEHWHLQDAEGFTHGPFSHVVIATPAPQATALLAAAPKLAGVAAGVKMDPTWAIALAFDTPLDTPMEGCFVQDSPLDWLARNRSKPGRDNTLDTWVLHANSHWSRQHIDLPKEAVIEQLHGAFAELLHDSMPPPIFSLAHRWLYARPSSSHEWGVLADADLGLYVCGDWCLSGRVEGAWMSGQEAARRLHEHLQ
- a CDS encoding molybdopterin-synthase adenylyltransferase MoeB — encoded protein: MLNDQELLRYSRQILLQHVDIDGQLRLKQSRVLIVGLGGLGAPVALYLAAAGVGELHLADFDTVDLTNLQRQIIHDTDSVGLSKVDSAIRRLTAINPEIQLIAHRTALDDDSLAAAVSAVDVVLDCSDNFSTREAVNAACVAARKPLVSGAAIRLEGQLSVFDPRRAESPCYHCLYGHGSEAELTCSEAGVLGPLVGLVGSLQALEALKLLVGFGEPLVGRLLLIDALGSRFRELRVKRDPGCSVCGGRHA
- the phrB gene encoding deoxyribodipyrimidine photo-lyase produces the protein MQLIWLRSDLRLHDNTALSAAAARGPCVAVYLLSPQQWHAHDDAPCKVDFWLRNLRELSHVLGELNIPLLIRTATRWDDAPRVLGQLCTELNVEAVHVNEEYGVNESRRDAAVTKTLDAAGIGFYRYLDQLLFKPGSVLTKTGTYFQVFSQFRKVCYARLQGALPRLIAAPRIQAPTAISSDPVPSQVEGFETPHEQLRALWPAGESEARRRLEHFAQGQIDYYKDQRDFPAKPGTSQLSAYLAAGVISPRQCLHAAVQTNQGEFESGSVGVITWINELLWREFYKHILVGYPRVCRHRAFRPETEALAWRDAPDELAAWKEARTGLPIIDAAMRQLLETGWMHNRLRMLVAMFLTKNLLIDWREGERFFMRHLIDGDLAANNGGWQWSASTGTDSAPWFRIFNPLSQSEKFDAEGLFIKHWLPELAGLNTKTIHNPAAMGGLFGVADYPLPIVDLGQSRERALAAFKHLPSRLDIESAASSG
- a CDS encoding MerR family transcriptional regulator → MKTKPDTHTHDEDAGADYQQALEDGWLPIREVARITGVNAVTLRAWERRYGLIVPQRTPKGHRLFSAEHVQRIHHILTWLNRGVAVSQVKQLLDTPLALSEPVENDWHVLRLKLIQAISQLAERQLDDTLNQSMSLYPPRTLCEQLLMPLLAELEQRWQGQFGAQMERAFFYSWLRSKFGARVYHNNRQLRGAPLLLINHSDLPLEPHLWLTAWLISSADCPVEVFDWPLPAGELALAVEHLQARGVLLYSSKTINLKQLSKLLNNVSCPKLMAGPAVCIHYAELSAKTSEIADLSLAEDPLSATQALVQRGLI
- a CDS encoding YbgA family protein, producing MPSHSASKPKIAVSACLMGAEVRYNGGHKASRLCSQTLADYVECVPVCPEVAIGLGIPREPIRLVGDPQQPQAVGTIHRERDVTQLLANYGQHMAGELGDICGYIFMQKSPSCGLERVKVYHANGSPQDGGARGIYAQAFCARHPDLPVEEDGRLNDPVLRENFLTRVFAYAAWQELLQNGLSRRGLTDFHARYKYLLMAHNPLQYKALGKLLGDMGQTDPDELGPRYFSELMTALKKCATRRTHTNVLQHLSGYLKQAISAEDKQEVQHVIGQYRHGIVPLVVPLTLLKHHLRHHPDPYVTRQVYLQPHPENLSLRNTI
- a CDS encoding acyloxyacyl hydrolase codes for the protein MKRLFCLAAIAAALLGHSFTAQAAGVEFAVGQTTDSTQTYRLGLQWNWDNSWLQSDVGRLTGYWSGAYTYWDGDKTASNHSLSFSPVFVYEFAGQTVKPYLEAGIGVALFAHTEVEDNRLGSAFQFEDRLGFGLRFAGGHEVGVRATHYSNAGLSRFNDGIESYALHYTMPL
- a CDS encoding YkgJ family cysteine cluster protein — protein: MNTIPLKTIAEPAVTCSTCAACCCQLEVMLITDTGVPERFIDTDDWGGEVMLRLDDGWCAALDRDSMMCTIYEKRPLICREFEMGAPECIEERQGIATAYR